In the genome of Nycticebus coucang isolate mNycCou1 chromosome X, mNycCou1.pri, whole genome shotgun sequence, the window CAcctctttttctatatctttccCGAGACACTTATTCCTGCCAGCATTTTCCTTCCAGGGCAATGGCGAAGATTATGGGAAATCACAGATGTCTATATTTCAATCTGAAAAGCACCTGGAGAGATGGGATTACTGTCCCTGTTCAAGGACTAGTTCTTGCTTCCATATTGCCCAATCCCCATGGGTCTTGACAGGCAAGCTCAGCTCAGCTCCAGGAAGCTTTTGCTAATGGCCTCTGGACTTTTCCCTGGGCCTCTGTGGCCCTCACCATCATGGCCTCCACTCATCAGCAGGACCTTCTATCCTATCTGTCTGTTTGATGTTCAGTAACAACCCTCATTTGTTAGAGGCCTACTATGTGGCAGGCCTGTGTTAGTCCTCTTTTCAATTCTAGAGGTATAGAATATCGTCCCCAGCACACCCACAAGGAAATGGAGGTTCAGACACATAACTTAACTTGTCCAAAGCCTCACAAATAGGAAATGGCAAAGCTGGGAGAGCCCTTGTTTTAGATGCcacttcttcttccctttttcctcctgctcctccccGTTTTCCTCTTCCTATCTCCCATGGCACCAAGTACAAGATTGGGCACACAAGACACAACCTGCTCCATGGTTCTCACTGTACTCACgtgctgggcagggcagggggccCATGGGGCTCCCTGGAAAGAGAAACCGTCAGTTCCTGCTCCAAAGTCGCAGGAGCACAGGGCAGAGACAACGGTTCTGGGGGCTTGTCGAGCAGCAGAGCCCCTTGGGAGCTCTCCTGCAGGGGGCAGAGAACACAGGTTGGAGTCAGGTACCAGACCAGCCATCGAGGGAGGAGGTGTGAGCATGTTTGGGGATGAGGATAGAAGCCCAGAATGTCAGAGCTCTGAAGACCTTGAAGACCAGAGagtgtttcctttcattttgcaTTTGGGGAAACTGGGGCCCAGGGAGGGAAAGTGATCTTTCCTAAAGTCACAAGGAAAATTGGTGGTAGGGTTAGAGATGGAATCCACTGTGTCTTTGGGAAACAGTGAAAGGGGTCTGGGCAGTGGTAGGGTGGGAACCTTCCCCCTGGCCATGGCCTCTCCTTACCTCCTTGGGGTTTGTGTGGATGTGGACCTCGGGCTGCAACACATTGTTCTCCTTGCCAGCTGTGGAAGAAGAGGGCCAGCTTTGGTGAGCTTTTCCTTCTCCCACCTCTCCCACCAACGCCACCCCACTTTATACCACCCCCAGTCTGAAGTCTCATCTCACCATGGACCTTTCTGATCCCTCCAGATCTTTACTTCTCACAAACACTTGGTAAATAAAATGGATGATGTTTTATACTTGGGGGAGCTACAGTCCAGGGAGTAACTTGGTCCAGGCCACAACTGAAATTCAGTGACAGGACTGGTGACAGAACTACTCATGCTTCCTTTACCCAAACACAGGCTCCCTCCCTGGCCAGAGGCACTCACTGAGAACTCCGGCTTCCACGGGCAAATTCTTGACATGGATGTGAGCTTTGGGCAGGGCAGCCATACTCCTCAATCGTCCTTGAGCCAGGTGCCTCTCTAGCTGTGCCTGCTGTTCCCTCTTCAAGGCACTCACAGCCGGCAAGACCCTGCGGTGTTCCCTAAAGTGGGGGATTGCAGGTGTAAGAGTAGTCATGTTTAGAGGAGGCCTGACCCCTCCCTGTTTCAGACACCATACTCACGGGAAGAGGGCACAATTGTGACACTTGCAAGCCTGGAAGAGGCAGAAATGCTTGTGGCCCCTGATTTGGGTAGTGATGCCATGGTTGTGGCAGCGGTCACAGCAACCTATGGCTCTTCTGGGGCCAAGATCAATCCCCCACGGGGCTCCAGTCTCATGCCCCGGGGTGCATTCAGAGTCAGAGGGGCAGCAGGCCACAGCAGGTATCTCTTTGGTTTCCATGGTTCTAGGGTCAGGAGCGGAGGTCAGAATGGCCACATGAACCCCTACCCCCACATACCTCCTCTGCCCTTGGAAAATCCTATCTGAGGTGGCTGCATTCTTCTCTTCTGGCCCACTCACTGCTGGAATCAGATTGCCCACTCCCTTCATCTCCCATGGCTTTCTCCAACCTTCACCCCGACCTCCTTGCTCAAGTGGCCTCCTTCCCAGGAAGCACTACTCAGGCACAGCCTCCTCCCAAGAAATTCACAACATCATGATGCCCAGATCCATTCAATCCAACCATTATT includes:
- the DMRTC1 gene encoding doublesex- and mab-3-related transcription factor C1 isoform X1, which translates into the protein MKGVGNLIPAVSGPEEKNAATSDRIFQGQRRYVGVGVHVAILTSAPDPRTMETKEIPAVACCPSDSECTPGHETGAPWGIDLGPRRAIGCCDRCHNHGITTQIRGHKHFCLFQACKCHNCALFPEHRRVLPAVSALKREQQAQLERHLAQGRLRSMAALPKAHIHVKNLPVEAGVLTGKENNVLQPEVHIHTNPKEESSQGALLLDKPPEPLSLPCAPATLEQELTVSLSREPHGPPALPSTCSALILQPCATLDSLLLQPQVPKASDQSGVSASSEWQRKLEAAEALLTLRDSSQAPCDTISLHQSCGPPAPAGDKELQPSSPSLRPRPASSVSLPIGHLGCISLLS